The genomic window TCGATTCATCTGTTGGACAATGTGGAATCGGTCAGTGACGAGTTGGGCATTTGGAAACACAGACTTGAGTAATTGATCATAGCTCGCATTCATGTCCATGACCAGGTACTTTACGTTTTCTCGAGCTTCTTTTGTGTAACGCATAAAGTGTCGGGTTAAGTGTGTTAACCGTCGGTCTTCAAGGACTTCAAGAATCTTGTTGGTTTCTCCATTAACACAAATAAAACTCATTGCTCCTTCACAAGATTTCATTGATTTGAATTCATCAATACATAAAATTTTTGGAAGAAATCGCCAGTTTGGAGAATAAGAAGTAGCTAGCTCTTCCATTAAGCGAAGAACCGTCACGTCTGAAACGAAATGTTTTTGGGCAATCTCTTTCCTAGAAACATTTTTCTTTAAATCAAGCATGATTTGGAGACAGAGCTGCTTCGATAAATGATGATGCTCTTCAACTAACTCTGTTTGAGCGTGAAAAGTAGCGTGACACTCATGACAACGAAAGCGTGAACGTTTCAGCTCCAATAATGTCAAGCGACCATTAAAAACAGGTAATTGAGTATATGTCCGATGGTAACCGTTTTTGATGATCTGTCCTTGATTTTTAATGCCACAGTTTCTACAATGTGTAGGTATATACGTAAGTGTTGCTTTGATGACCTGAGCCTTAACACCTTTTGAATGACTGTATTCAAGCCAATTCTCTCCAAAGGAGAGATGTTTATCTGTTAGTCCAAGCAATAATCTGGTATTCTTATCCATAGAGGAACAACCTTTCTGATGATTTGTGGTTTTAGACGATTTCATTTTATCAGTTTGTTGTTCCTTTTTTGTGTTTGAACACTCAAAAAAATGCTGGTGAGTTTTCCTTTAGGAATTTCCACCAACACAATATATTGTAGAACCAATAATTTTTTGGTTCGCTTCTCTTTTTGATTTTTAGCCCTTTATTTTTCTCTCTAACAGCCAGTTTCATCATATTTAATGCCATGACAACGATGCCTGATTCCTTTCGGACGTTCGCCAATCCTCGAACATGGTATCGTGTGAAACCTAAACAAGCTTTCATACTTCCAAAAACAGTCTCCACATCAATCTTTCGACGCGCGTAAATCTTACTTGTTTCTGAAGTTGAAAGCAATTCTCTTTGTTTTGCCTTAAAATATTCCCACGAAGGATTGACCGTAATCTTTCTTCTGTTTCCTTTTCGAGTCAATGCTTCTGGAATCACCCGTTTATTCTCATCATACTTCTCTGCTTGATATTCTTTGAAATCTCGTACAAATCCCTCTTTATCAGGACGTTTTCGATAGGCATTAAAATTGAATCGAACTCCTTTGGAGTCAATGTAATAGTCTTCTTCTGCATGATACATCCAGTTTATTATTTTTCGTTCATCCGTTTGCCATTTACGACTTTTTTCTTTGCGCATTGTCCCATAAGGGATCAATGCAGTATGTGTCGATAACTCATCCTCCAAATAACGATAGTTTCTTTCAGAACCGTAGCCGGCATCTGCTACAAGGTATGTCTTCTCTTGTTCAGCTATGTTCATTCTTTCCAACAATGGAATCAGTGTTTTTGTGTCTGTTGGATTTTGATAAACGTCATAGCCTAACACAAACTGGTTACAGGTCGCAATTTGTAAATTATAGGCAGGTTTTAATTGACCATTTCTCATCGGGTCTTCTTTGACTCGCATAAAAGTAGCCTCATGATCTGTTTTTGAATAACTATTTCGAGTACCACAAATAGACAGTCGAGTTTGGTGTTCAACCATCCTTTCACGCCGTTCTATCAACTTACGTTTCTGTGATTTTAGTGTCCGCCGTTCTTGTTTCGCTGGGTTAGGAGAGACCTTCTTGGTCTCCTTCACTTTCTCCTCTAGCTCTTCAAGACGTAGCTCCATTCGAG from Enterococcus sp. 9E7_DIV0242 includes these protein-coding regions:
- a CDS encoding ISL3 family transposase, with product MDKNTRLLLGLTDKHLSFGENWLEYSHSKGVKAQVIKATLTYIPTHCRNCGIKNQGQIIKNGYHRTYTQLPVFNGRLTLLELKRSRFRCHECHATFHAQTELVEEHHHLSKQLCLQIMLDLKKNVSRKEIAQKHFVSDVTVLRLMEELATSYSPNWRFLPKILCIDEFKSMKSCEGAMSFICVNGETNKILEVLEDRRLTHLTRHFMRYTKEARENVKYLVMDMNASYDQLLKSVFPNAQLVTDRFHIVQQMNRALNQLRIKTMNAFRHSSPLEQKQYRRLKRYWKLLLKDSSELDSQHRPYHSLFKRPLTQTDIVDELLSYDSTLRIAYDTVQFLKYAFTHRDAKRFFEELDTLDPRLPFWFKKKLRFFKKHRQGITNAFSFSFSNGITEGLNNKIKVIKRVAYGYRNFYHFRSRIYIVQGLVFSQD